One Terriglobales bacterium genomic window, TTCCTGCACATGTTCAGCGTGGTCTTTCTGCGCGCCTACCGCAAACCGCGGGAACTGACCTGGGTTAGCGGCATGCTGCTGCTGTTCCTGGCCATGGGCTTCGGCTTCAGCGGCTACCTGCTGCCCTGGAACACGCTGGCCTTTTTTGCCACCAAGGTGGGAACCGATATCGCCGGGCAGGTGCCTTTCGTAGGCCACCGGCTTATGGTGTTCCTGCGCGGCGGCGATGAGGTGACCGGGGCCACGCTCAGCCGCTTTTTCGGCTTCCATGTGGCCGTGCTCCCCGGGCTAACCACCCTGCTGGTCGGTCTCCACCTGCTGCTGATTCAGCGCTTCGGCATCAGCGTGCCCGCGCGCATCGAGCCGGAATGGCGGGCCCTGCCTCAGGAGAAGCGCGAGATGCGTTTCTTCCCCAATTTTGTCCTGCGCGAACTGATGGCCTGGTACATCGCGCTGGGCGTGCTGGGCGGGCTGGCCGCCTTCTCGCCCTGGGGCCTGGGCACCAAGGCCGACCCCTTTGCTCCCGCGCCCGCCGGCATCAAGCCGGAATGGTACTTCCTGTTCATGTTCCAGACTTTAAAAATGATTCCCGCCAAACTGGGCATACTGGATGGCGAGGTGGTGGGCATCCTGACCTTTTCCCTGGCCGGATTCATCTGGGTGCTGGTGCCCTTTCTGGACGGCACCAAGCGCAGCCAGCGCTTGATTACAGGAGCGGCGATGTTCGTGGTGGCTTACATGGGAATGATGACGGCGTACGGTTATGTGGCGAAATAAGAGCCTCGGCGCGGTGCTGCTACTTACAACCGCAGTTGCGGTGGCGCAAGCGCAGCAACCCAACAGCTGCGTGGATTGCCATTCCGCGCTGGAGGGCGAACTGCACGTCACCCAGGAGCAGTTTGCCCAGGACATCCACGCGCAAAAAGGATTGACCTGCGCCAGTTGCCACGGCGGCGACCCCAGCAAGAGCGACGATAGCGCCATGAGCAAGGCTGCCGGATTCAAAGGCAGAATTGATCGCGCCGCGGTGCCCAAGCTGTGCGGCTCCTGCCATTCCGATCCTGGCTTCATCCGCCAGTACAATCCCTCTCTGCGCACTGACCAGCTCAGCCAGTACCAGACCAGCGTTCACGGCAAGCGTCTGGCGGCGGGCGACACCAAGGTGGCGGTCTGCACCGATTGTCACGGCGTGCACGACTTGCGTCCGGCCAGCGACACCCGCTCCAAGGTGCATCCCCTCAACATCGCCGCCACCTGCTCGCATTGCCATGCCGACGCGCAGTACATGGCTGCCTACAAAATTCCCACCAACCAGTACGCCGCCTATAAAACCAGCGTGCACCACCAGGCGCTGGTGGAGCGCGGCGACCTGAGCGCGCCCACCTGCACCACCTGCCACGGCAACCATGGCGCCACGCCTCCGGGTGTGGGTTCAGTCGCCAACGTTTGCTCCACCTGCCACGTTTTTCAGGCCCAGCTTTTTGAGGCCAGCCCGCACAAGGCGGCTTTTGCCTCCGCGGGGCTGCCCGGTTGCGTCACCTGCCACAGCAATCACGGCATCAGCAAACCGGGCGACACCATGCTGGGCACAGGCGCACAGTCGGTCTGCACCAACTGCCACACCCAGGGCGATGCCGGCTACCGGGCGGCGGGCGACATGCAGCAGCAGATTCTTGGCCTGGAAACTTCCATCACCCGCTCCGACCACGTCCTCAGCAAGGCGGAATCTTCGGGCATGGAAGTAAGCCAGGCGCGCCTGGAGTTGGACCAGGCCCGCGATGCGCTCACCAAGGCGCGAGTGAGCGTGCACACTTTCGCCGCCACTCCTGTGCACGCGGACGTGGAGTCCGGCCTGAAAATAACCGCCAAGACTTACGGCGAAGGCCAGGCCTCCCTGCGTGAGCGCGATTACCGGCGCACCGGGCTGGGCATGTCGCTGGTGGCGATCGTCTTTGTCGTGGTGGCGCTGCGGCTCTACATCAAGGAAATAGAGAAAAACGGGCGTCGGTAGTCAGGAGTCGGGAGCCGGCAGGATTCGGCGAAGCCTGGAGCCACCCCTGCCATAGCGCATTCCCGAATTTTTCGGTGCTGCACGCCGGATGCTTCGGCGCTGAAGCGCCTCAGCATGAGGCCTTCATTCTGATGCGGGCGATTTGATGTGCACGAGCCATATCGCTGAACCTTTGAATTCTGCCGGCTGACTCCCGACTACCGACTCCTGACTCCCCGTTCTACATCTCCCTTGCTTCCCTCACGCTCCCTTGTGATACACTTCCCGCCCAAAAGCTAATGGGGTCGTGGCACAGTTCCAATTAGGGCTTGGCAGGGAAACTTCGAACCTGGGAGGCAAGGGGATGGGCCTGGCACTTCTGCTGATTATCTGGCTGATCACCTTCTTCAGTTCCTACTTCTTCGTTGCTCATGCCTGGTGGCCGCACGCAATTTCAGCAAGCGCTCCCTACATTGACCACCAATGGCACCTCACCTTCATTCTCATGGGTGTGGTCTTCATCATGGCGCAGGTAACGCTGGGCCTGTTCGTCTGGCGTTTTCGCGACCGCGGCGGAGATACCAGGGCCAGCTACTCGCACGGCAACAACAAGATGGAGCTGACCTGGACGGTGCTGACCGCCATCCTTTTCCTGGGACTGAATGCCATCGGCAGTCCCATCTGGGCGGCCGAGCGTTTTGAACCGGCCGACCAGGGCGCCATGAAAGTGGAAGTTAGCGGGCTGCAGTTCGCCTGGTATTTCCGCTATCCCGGCGCGGATAACAAATTCGGCGCCACCCGCCCCGAACTGGAAGACGCTTCTTTGGGCGGCCTAAGCGCCCTGGGAGTGGATTCCAACGATCCCGCTTCCAAGGATGACGTGGTGAGCGGCGTCCTGATGCTGCCGGTCAATCGCGAGGTGGACCTAACCCTGCGTTCCCAGGATGTGATTCACAGCTTTTTTGTTCCCGCCATGCGCTTCAAGCAGGACGCAGTGCCCGGGCTGATGATCCACATGCACTTCCGGCCCGAGCAGACCGGCGATTACGAGATAGCCTGCGCCGAACTGTGCGGTTTGGGACACTACAAGATGCACGGCATCATGCGCGTGGTGAGCGAGCAGGATTTCCAGAAATGGTTGGCGGCACGGGAGGCGGAGAAACAATGACTCAGGCACACGGCCCAGCTGGCGCGGCACCGAGCACGGTTCACGGACACGCGCCCACCGGCTTCATCCGCAAATACGTCTTCAGTCTGGACCACAAAGTCATTGGCATCCAGTACTATTTCCTGGCTTTGAGTGCGGTATGCGTGGGCATGATTCTCTCCCTGGCCATGCGCATCCACATGGTCTGGCCGGACGCGTCCATCCCCTTCTTCGGCGCCATCAAGCCGGAGCAGTACCTGACCCTGATGACCATGCACGGCACCATCATGGTGTTTTTCGTGCTGACGACGGCGCCGCAGAGCGGTTTCGGCAACTACTTCCTGCCCATCCAGATCGGGGCGCCGGACATGGCCTTCCCCACCCTGAACATGCTGTCTTTCTGGACCACGTTTCTGTCGTTCGCGGTGATGATCTCCGCTTTCTTCGTGGCCGGCGGGGCGCCGCTTTCCGGATGGACCAACTACCCGCCCCTGAGCTCCATTCCCCTGGCCGGGCCGGGTGAAGGCCTGGGCGAAGACTTGTGGCTCATAAGTATCGCCCTGTTCTGCGTCGCCTCCATGATGGGCGCGCTCAACTTCATCACCACCACTCTGGACCTGCGGGCTAAAGGCATGACCCTGATGCGCATGCCCCTGACTTGCTGGTCGTGGTTCATTACCGCCATCCTGGGCCTGCTGGCGTTCGGCGTGCTCCTGGCCGGCGGCATCCTGCTGCTCATGGACCGCAACCTGGGCACCAGCTTCTTCGTTCCCGGCGGGCTGATGGTCAGCGGCGAACCGGTGGCCCATAGCGGCGGCTCGCCCCTGCTATGGCAGCACCTGTTCTGGTTCTTCGGCCACCCCGAGGTGTACATCGCCATCCTGCCGGGAATGGGCGTGGCTTCGCAGCTGCTTTCCACCTTCTCCCGTAAACCTATATTTGGCTACAAAGCCATGGTGTACGCCATGATGTCCATCGGGGTTCTTGGATTCATGGTCTGGGGCCACCATATGTTCATGAGCGGCATGAGCCCCTACTCGGCTTTTGCCTTTTCCTTCATGACCATGGCCATCGGCGTGCCCTCCGCCATCAAGACCTTCAACTGGCTGGGCACCATGTGGAAGGGCAAAATCCGCTTTACGACGCCCATGCTGTTTGCCATTGGCTTCGTTTCCCTCTTTGTTTCCGGCGGCTTGAGCGGCCCTTTCCTGGCGCAGCCGGCCATTGACATCCCCCTGCACGACACCTACTTCGTCGTAGCCCATTTCCACCTGATCATGGGTGTGGCGGCCATCTTCGGCATATTTGCCGCAACCTACTACTGGTTCCCCAAGATGTATGGGCGGATGATGAGCGAGACCCTGGGAAAAATTCACTTCGTGTTCACCTTCATCGGCGCCTATTGCATCTTTATGCCCATGCACTACCTGGGCATGGCGGGCAATCCCCGGCGCTACTCGCAATTTACCGAGGTCAAGTACCTGGCGCCGCTGCTGCCCATCCATAAGTTCATCACCTACGCTGCTATCATCACCGTAACCGCGCAGCTGATTTTCCTCTTCAATCTCTTCTGGAGCATGAAGAAGGGCAAGAAGGCTGCCCAGAATCCCTGGGAGGCCACAACCCTGGAGTGGACCACGGCCACGCCGCCCCCGCACGACAACTTTGGCGGCGTCACCCCGGTGGTTTATCACGGACCCTATGAGTACAGCGTGCCGGGTGCAGCCAAGGATTACATCATGCAGACCGATCCGGCCCCCGTGCCTGCGCACTAGATTGGTATGGCCACATTGACTCCGACCCTGACGGTTAAGCAGCCCAAACGCCGCGGCGGCGGGAGCGGGGACATTCCCCGCTATCCCGGCGGAGGCGGGGGTGGCGGCGGTCGCGGCGACGAATCTCCCGATTACGGAGAACGCCTGCGCCGGTGCCGCCTGGGGCTGGCGGTGGGCATCGCCCCCATCGTGATGTTGTTCGTAGCTTTCAGCAGCGCTTACCTGGTGCGCCAGGGAATGTCCTCCTGGGACCTGCGCACCAACAGCTACATCAATGATTGGGCGCCGGTGCGCCTGCCCGTGCTGCTGCTGGTGATCAACACCTGCTTTCTGCTGGTCAGCAGCGTGACCATGGAATTCGCCCGCCGGCAGGCGGCGCGGCTGGCCGTGATCGCGCCGGTCACCGCCATGCCCGGCATCGCCGACGATGAACCCAGCGGCTTTCCCTGGCTGGGCCTGACCGTGGTTCTGGGACTCGCCTTTCTGGTCGGACAAGTGCTCGCCTGGCGGCAGATGGAAGCCCGCGGATTTTTTCTCTCCGGCAACCCCAGCAGCTCCTTCTTTTACCTGCTGACGGGAATGCACGCTCTCCACCTGCTGGGCGGAGTTGTGGCGCTGCTCTATGCCTCGGTGACCTTCTGGATGAAGCGGCCGCCGGAGAACCGCCACATCGTCATAGATGTGACCGCCTGGTACTGGCATTTCATGGCTTTGCTGTGGCTGTACATATTCGCCTTGCTGGAAATTGCGCATTAGCACGAGGAGGCTGGCACAATGGCCGATGTTGCGGTGCAACACAGCGTAGCGGGAGCTTATGAGCCGTCGCTGTTCGGCACCTATTCCAAAAAAATCGGAA contains:
- a CDS encoding cbb3-type cytochrome c oxidase subunit I, which translates into the protein MTQAHGPAGAAPSTVHGHAPTGFIRKYVFSLDHKVIGIQYYFLALSAVCVGMILSLAMRIHMVWPDASIPFFGAIKPEQYLTLMTMHGTIMVFFVLTTAPQSGFGNYFLPIQIGAPDMAFPTLNMLSFWTTFLSFAVMISAFFVAGGAPLSGWTNYPPLSSIPLAGPGEGLGEDLWLISIALFCVASMMGALNFITTTLDLRAKGMTLMRMPLTCWSWFITAILGLLAFGVLLAGGILLLMDRNLGTSFFVPGGLMVSGEPVAHSGGSPLLWQHLFWFFGHPEVYIAILPGMGVASQLLSTFSRKPIFGYKAMVYAMMSIGVLGFMVWGHHMFMSGMSPYSAFAFSFMTMAIGVPSAIKTFNWLGTMWKGKIRFTTPMLFAIGFVSLFVSGGLSGPFLAQPAIDIPLHDTYFVVAHFHLIMGVAAIFGIFAATYYWFPKMYGRMMSETLGKIHFVFTFIGAYCIFMPMHYLGMAGNPRRYSQFTEVKYLAPLLPIHKFITYAAIITVTAQLIFLFNLFWSMKKGKKAAQNPWEATTLEWTTATPPPHDNFGGVTPVVYHGPYEYSVPGAAKDYIMQTDPAPVPAH
- a CDS encoding cytochrome c3 family protein, coding for MDCHSALEGELHVTQEQFAQDIHAQKGLTCASCHGGDPSKSDDSAMSKAAGFKGRIDRAAVPKLCGSCHSDPGFIRQYNPSLRTDQLSQYQTSVHGKRLAAGDTKVAVCTDCHGVHDLRPASDTRSKVHPLNIAATCSHCHADAQYMAAYKIPTNQYAAYKTSVHHQALVERGDLSAPTCTTCHGNHGATPPGVGSVANVCSTCHVFQAQLFEASPHKAAFASAGLPGCVTCHSNHGISKPGDTMLGTGAQSVCTNCHTQGDAGYRAAGDMQQQILGLETSITRSDHVLSKAESSGMEVSQARLELDQARDALTKARVSVHTFAATPVHADVESGLKITAKTYGEGQASLRERDYRRTGLGMSLVAIVFVVVALRLYIKEIEKNGRR
- a CDS encoding cytochrome b N-terminal domain-containing protein, producing the protein FLHMFSVVFLRAYRKPRELTWVSGMLLLFLAMGFGFSGYLLPWNTLAFFATKVGTDIAGQVPFVGHRLMVFLRGGDEVTGATLSRFFGFHVAVLPGLTTLLVGLHLLLIQRFGISVPARIEPEWRALPQEKREMRFFPNFVLRELMAWYIALGVLGGLAAFSPWGLGTKADPFAPAPAGIKPEWYFLFMFQTLKMIPAKLGILDGEVVGILTFSLAGFIWVLVPFLDGTKRSQRLITGAAMFVVAYMGMMTAYGYVAK
- the coxB gene encoding cytochrome c oxidase subunit II, yielding MGLALLLIIWLITFFSSYFFVAHAWWPHAISASAPYIDHQWHLTFILMGVVFIMAQVTLGLFVWRFRDRGGDTRASYSHGNNKMELTWTVLTAILFLGLNAIGSPIWAAERFEPADQGAMKVEVSGLQFAWYFRYPGADNKFGATRPELEDASLGGLSALGVDSNDPASKDDVVSGVLMLPVNREVDLTLRSQDVIHSFFVPAMRFKQDAVPGLMIHMHFRPEQTGDYEIACAELCGLGHYKMHGIMRVVSEQDFQKWLAAREAEKQ
- a CDS encoding cytochrome c oxidase subunit 3; this encodes MATLTPTLTVKQPKRRGGGSGDIPRYPGGGGGGGGRGDESPDYGERLRRCRLGLAVGIAPIVMLFVAFSSAYLVRQGMSSWDLRTNSYINDWAPVRLPVLLLVINTCFLLVSSVTMEFARRQAARLAVIAPVTAMPGIADDEPSGFPWLGLTVVLGLAFLVGQVLAWRQMEARGFFLSGNPSSSFFYLLTGMHALHLLGGVVALLYASVTFWMKRPPENRHIVIDVTAWYWHFMALLWLYIFALLEIAH